The Larus michahellis chromosome 2, bLarMic1.1, whole genome shotgun sequence genome window below encodes:
- the MCM4 gene encoding DNA replication licensing factor MCM4 has translation MSSPASTPSRRRGKRGRGSNPPTPQDARSPPSQKRRTDDSTSTGELQPMPTSPAAGAQSPAAPDALFSSPPQFRHSAIPLDFDISSPLTYGTPSSRVEGTPRSGVRGTPVRQRPDLGSVRKARQVDLHSDGPAEDVVATEQSLGQKLVIWGTDVNVASCKEKFQRFLQRFIDPLAKEDEDIGLDLNEPRYMQRLEEINMVGEPFLNVNCDHLRSFDENLYRQLICYPQEVIPTFDMAANEIFFDRYPDSILEHQIQVRPYNALKTRNMRSLNPEDIDQLITISGMVIRSSQLIPEMQEAFFKCQVCAFTTRVEIDRGRIAEPSVCKNCNTTHSMALIHNRSMFSDKQMIKLQESPEDMPAGQTPHTVALFAHNDLVDKVQPGDRVNVTGIYRAVPIRVNPRVSNVKSVYKTHIDVIHYRKTDAKRLHGVDEETEQKMFTEERVEILKELSKKADIYDRLSSALAPSIYEHEDIKKGILLQLFGGSRKDFTHTGRGNFRAEINILLCGDPGTSKSQLLQYVYNLVPRGQYTSGKGSSAVGLTAYVMKDPETRQLVLQTGALVLSDNGICCIDEFDKMNESTRSVLHEVMEQQTLSIAKAGIICQLNARTSILAAANPIESQWNPKKTTIENIQLPHTLLSRFDLIFLMLDPRDEAYDRRLARHLVSLYYQSEEKMEEEYMDMAVLRDYIAYARSYINPRLSEEASQALIEAYVDMRKIGSGRGMVSAYPRQLESLIRLAEAHAKVRFSEKVETIDVEEAKRLHREALKQSATDPRTGIVDISILTTGMSATARKRKEELAQALRKLIQSKGKTPALKYQQLFDDLRAQSDTAVTKEMFEEALRALADDDFLTVTGKTVRLL, from the exons ATGTCGTCGCCTGCCTCCacccccagccgccgccgcgggaAGCGCGGCCGGGGCAGCAACCCCCCGACCC CGCAAGATGCTCGGTCTCCTCCATCGCAGAAGCGCAGGACGGACGACTCCACCTCCACCGGCGAGCTGCAGCCCATGCCCACCTCCCCGGCCGCCGGCGcgcagagccccgccgcccccgacGCTCTCTTCTCCAGCCCCCCGCAGTTCCGCCACTCCG ctATTCCCCTTGACTTCGACATCAGCTCCCCGCTGACGTACGGCACACCCAGCTCCAGGGTAGAGGGTACCCCACGAAGTGGTGTACGAGGAACTCCGGTTAGGCAGAGGCCGGATCTCGGCTCTGTCCGTAAAGCCCGACAAGTTGATTTACACTCAGATGGG CCAGCTGAGGATGTAGTAGCAACCGAGCAATCTCTTGGACAGAAGCTTGTTATTTGGGGAACCGATGTTAACGTAGCCTCGTGCAAAGAAAAGTTCCAG AGATTCCTTCAGCGCTTCATTGATCCGCTGGCTAAAGAGGATGAAGACATTGGCTTGGATCTTAACGAGCCACGCTATATGCAACGGCTTGAAGAG ATTAACATGGTTGGGGAACCATTCCTGAATGTAAATTGTGACCATCTACGATCATTTGATGAAAATCTTTACAGGCAACTGATCTGCTATCCTCAG GAAGTCATCCCAACATTTGACATGGCTGCCAATGAGATCTTTTTTGATCGTTACCCTGATTCAATATTAGAACATCAAATTCAAGTAAGGCCATACAATGCACTGAAGACTAGGAATATGAGAAGTCTAAACCCTGAAG ATATTGATCAACTTATCACCATCAGCGGTATGGTCATCAGAAGCTCCCAGTTAATTCCTGAGATGCAGGAAGCATTCTTTAAATGCCAGGTTTGCGCTTTCACCACCAGAGTGGAAATCGATCGTGGCAGGATTGCTGAACCATCAGTATGCAAGAACTGTAACACAACACACAGTATGGCACTGATTCACAATCGCTCCATGTTCTCTGACAAACAGATG ATCAAACTGCAGGAGTCTCCTGAAGATATGCCGGCTGGACAGACACCGCATACTGTTGCGCTATTTGCTCATAATGACCTTGTTGATAAAGTTCAGCCAGGTGACAGAGTTAATGTCACAG gTATCTACAGGGCAGTCCCAATTCGAGTTAATCCAAGGGTCAGCAACGTAAAATCTGTCTATAAGACCCACATTGATGTCATACACTATCGCAAGACAGATGCAAAACGCCTGCATGGTGTTGATGAGGAAACGGAGCAAAAAATGTTTACAGAGGAACGTGTGGAAATTCTAAAAGAGCTTTCTAAAAAAGCAGACATATATGACAGACTTTCTTCAGCACTGGCTCCAAGTATCTATGAGCATGAAGATATCAAAAAG GGTATTCTGCTTCAGCTTTTTGGGGGATCAAGAAAGGATTTTACTCACACGGGAAGAGGCAATTTTCGCGCTGAGATCAACATTCTTCTCTGTGGTGATCCTGGTACTAGCAAATCACAGCTGCTCCAGTATGTGTATAACCTGGTTCCTCGAGGCCAGTATACATCTGGCAAAGGCTCAAGTGCAGTTGGTCTTACTGCGTATGTGATGAAGGATCCAGAAACACGGCAACTGGTTCTTCAGACAGGTGCTCTAGTACTTAGTGACAATGGCATTTGCTGCATTGATGAGTTTGATAAAATGAATGAAAGCACAAGATCAGTACTACATGAAGTAATGGAACAACAGACTCTCTCCATTGCAAAG GCTGGAATTATTTGCCAACTGAATGCTCGTACATCTATCCTAGCAGCAGCTAACCCTATAGAATCACAGTGGAATCCGAAAAAGACAACTATTGAAAATATCCAGCTTCCTCATACACTGTTGTCAAG ATTTGACTTGATCTTTTTAATGTTGGATCCACGTGATGAAGCTTATGACAGACGTCTTGCTCGCCATTTGGTTTCACTGTACTACCAAAGTGAAGAAAAGATGGAGGAAGAATACATGGACATGGCAGTATTGAGGGATTACATTGCATATGCTCGTAGTTACATAAATCCTAGGTTAAGTGAAGAAGCAAGTCAAGCCCTTATTGAG GCATACGTGGACATGAGGAAGATTGGTAGTGGCAGGGGAATGGTTTCTGCATATCCTCGACAACTTGAGTCTCTGATCCGACTGGCAGAAGCGCATGCTAAAGTACGCTTTTCTGAGAAAGTTGAAACAATTGATGTAGAAGAAGCAAAACGCCTCCATCGGGAAGCACTGAAACAGTCTGCTACTGATCCAAGGACCGGAATTGTGGACATTTCCATTCTCACTACAG GAATGAGTGCAACAGCTCGTAAGCGGAAAGAGGAGTTGGCTCAAGCCTTAAGGAAACTTATCCAGTCAAAGGGTAAAACACCAGCTTTGAAATACCAACAGCTTTTTGATGATCTCCGAGCACAGTCAGATACA gCTGTCACTAAGGAAATGTTTGAAGAAGCGCTTCGTGCCTTGGCTGATGATGACTTCTTGACTGTGACTGGAAAGACTGTTAGACTGCTGTAA